GTATTACTGTTGGGATAGGCAGAGAATGAAACAAAAGTGGGGGGAAATAGAGATCCACTAAAATTATAGCAcgcattatttttttaaaagttaatggAATTGCTACTTTTTGTGCTTGCCCACACATACATTAAACTATGTGAATTAGCTGTCATAGAGCCCTTTAGTGTTGGTGAGATGCAGAGATTTGTGTTTAAACAAGCAGTCACAGGACTGAGACAACTACTTCAAATATACGAAATAATTACATTTGTAGGCAAGTTGAATCTTACCACTCTGTCTAAACTAGATTGTTATTTTGGTTTCTGACTTACTGAAACTGGGTATTTTTAGATCTTAAGTTTGCTTGCTTTTTCAGTAAAAGTACTCTAGCTAATCCTTGCTGCTGTGTCGTAGTACTTGCCATTTAAACGGGAAATCCCTTCAAAAGTCTGTTTCCTGTCCCTTCAGCTGTCATATCATGTTTTCTTATATGGTGTTGATTCACTGTGGCTTCCTttttcaattcttatagtaaaCTATCAAGAACTCTTGACACCTACTGTACCACTAAAAGAAAATACTACATACTAAAATGCTGCTTCCAAATGGTGAAGAATTTCtttgcttaattaaaaaaaaaaaaaagatgagctCAATATAACTTGTGGAACGATTTCCAGTGAAAGAGCAGGTAGCTTTGACTAAAGCACAACTAAAATTAAGTCATTAAATATGTaggaatttgaaaaaaatatattttatcagTTCAtgtgagagaaggaaaaggaatctAATGAcgaaatatttttttcctagatttttCCATTTGATACCTGTGAATTTTCTGCAATCCAAAGATGGCAGCAAATAAACCTAAAGGACAGAATTCGTTGGCTTTGCACAAAGTCATCATGGTGGGAAGTGGTGGTGTAGGAAAATCTGCATTAACACTACAATTTATGTATGACGAGGTAAGAGTCTGTCATAGAAATTATCTCAGGAGGTATCTGCTATATAGTGTTGTTAAGGTTACATTTGTAGAATTGTTTTCTGAAGGGGTCTTAATGTATGTAATGAGGTATGAAATTCAGCAGTTAAGTGTGACAAAAACATGTTTTGAGGTTACTGATTTTCCCTCTGAATGTACCTGTGAAAGTAAAATTTGGCCTTTTTCAGACTTCTCAGCAGTTAGATACTCTGTCATATTGCTGGAATATTTTTGCATTGATCACTAGACTTAGAACTTGGTTATTATAGCTCAAAGCTTCTTCACTTAGTTGAGTTCCATAACACCTGAAATAGCCAATTTCTTCTATgttttttgtgctggttttgatgacaggaaagaaaatcagtttctcttttccttctttttccagtGAAAGTCATCCCTTTTAATAAAAAGTCAGAAGCTAAGCATTCAGTGTACTTTAAAAGTGGATACTTAATCTATATCTAAAGTCAAGACTACCTGATTTCATAATGGAACTCAGATGTTGTGCTTGAACCAGAAGAAGTTTGGGTAGTGCACACGCTGATGTTTTGAAATTACCTCTACATTTCCGTATAGTGGCTGAGGAAAGCAAAAACCTAAAAACTGTTTGGGCTCATGAAGAGTCTGCTTTAACTACAAATTAAATGTTTGAGTACTTCACAGGGCCTAAATGCACAATGCTTAGTTATTAATTACAGTACCCATTTAATGTTTGCTATATCTGGATGTGCAAACAGAAGCAATTGTCTTGTACAGACATGATTTTACATcattaagggttttttttctagtttgttGAAGACTATGAGCCCACCAAAGCAGATAGCTACAGGAAAAAGGTGGTTCTGGATGGGGAAGAAGTCCAAATTGATATATTGGAtacagcagggcaggaggactATGCTGCAATTAGAGACAACTACTTCCGAAGTGGAGAAGGTTTTCTTTGTGTCTTCTCTATTACAGAGCTGGAATCCTTTGCAGCGACTGCAGACTTCAGGTAAGTTACAAGGCAAGATAATCATTCTAATTACCACTGAGATGAttgaaagtgatttttttgtgtgtgtgtgttttgtaatttctttttagtGGTCCAGACTGGATGGCAGCTCTTACTGTTGTCACATAATCTTTTGAACAGATGCCTAGCCAGGCCTTTGCTGTCTGTAGACCTTCAGATGTCTtagctgctgtgttttggaatACCAGAAGGGCTCTTGCCACGGAGCAGATACACAGCCACATTCAGAAGATAAGCTGTCTCACCATGGTCTCAACCACAGACTGCATCATAGTAAAACTCTTACTATTGTAAAAGTTAGAATTGTATAGAATACTATATTCTTAAAATAGTAAGAGTATAGTATTCTATTACAACAGTAATAGATTATTATACCGGTAGGAGTATATTGCAGGTGTTTAATTTCAGttgagagagaaaacatttaaataactcattactgtatttttaaaaaatacaaaagatatCAGAAAACAGTTTTACCAGTTCAAAGTGTGGtaaaataggaaatatttaaaataaaattaaggaaagaaataaaaaaaggagttaTCTGTATCCCACTGAAATTAGTCTTCTTGGAGATGCTGTCACTTAACAACTTAATTAGCATTAAGTAGCAGCATATGTTTAATATCTCTAAGGGAGGATGAAGAGGTAtggagaggggagaaaataaatttttcattttctggtgtttttaatttatttgtgtttCTATATATCTGTATTTCTATATTTTGAGAGAGTGAAGAGCAGGCCTTTTATGTTTGCAGACTTATGCCGGCTACTGTCGATCATGGAGGACACTTTAGTACAGTTCAGTTCCCCTAGAGTTCAAAATTATGTATTTAACTCTCTAAAATCATGCTAATGCTTCAAAATGTATAATCTCTGGCCTTAAAAAAAAGTCCTACTTTCCAATAAAGGTGAGAGTTAACAATAGTTAGAAACAGTAGCAGTTTTCCTATTGATACAGAAAAATTAAGTAAAGATACTAAAATTCTCCCCAATACTAATATGAAAGTGAAACATAGAAGACTAAATGCTAAAATGTAACTCAGAAAAATATATGTTTCTGCTCTGTATAAAAGTAATCTGTATCTTTTGAAGCTATGGTTAAAGTACCTTTTGTATTGTTGGTTAGTCTGAGGGCATACTACTCTAACAGTTTGAAAGTAAACCAGTGAGAGATTCCAAGTAAGAGCTACAATTTaatgggaaaattaaaatacaggcAGAAAATAGTGGCTTAAACTGACAGGATaaaacctgacaccctgttggtcagggtggtggtagcatctgattaaatggtggctgcagtccttttggagtgacagatgtggttctgttgaagtgatgatcctgtagaagggtctGATCTTTCTCTGAACATCCAGTGGTGGTTATGTAGCTATTGTCTGGGAATTCAGTAGGTGGGGCTGCCTGTGATGTTCCAAAAGTCAGATTATGtccaggcaggaatgcttgATTCCTCCCCCTGGGCAAAGCATCTCCCAATGcaatgatgtaattttatcagtcatgcagtgatgGCCTGTTAGCAGAAGATAGTCTCTGGAGAGAGTATCAGGGATGAGTCATGGAAGAAATAAAGAGCACTACCACATCTGTTTTTAACAGCTTACAAAGGTGGTTGTAGAATACTTACGTCTGGTTGCATCTTATATTGTAACCTAGGACAACTACTTAAGAGCCAAATATTAAAGAAAGTGACAAGAAGAACTTGGatgtttgctttcattttgttctGCTGGAATGGCAGACCTCCAACAGGAGAGCTTTTTACTGCAATTCAATGGGGTTCCTGGTATGCTTTGAAATGCTGTTGCTCCAAGTAACTTTTTCAATAGAATACAGACCTGCAGTGACAATACTTTTAAATACTTGAAAAGCTGTTTGTTAAAATTTGGGCTTGCTTTGAGTAGAATTGTGCTGGCTCTGataatgtggatttttttttttttaagttcttgaTTTCAAGTTGGCACATCATTAATTAGATATTTCTTGTCTAGCCTTCAGAAGGGGCTCAAAGGACAATATGAGTATCATCATCTGAATTGTTGTTAGGTTaactttttgcatttttgtgaaaatgtataagtttgttTGACATCTGTGGTGGTTTGACCTGGCATCTATCCCACCAAAGCCTCTCTATCCAtgctcagctggacagggaagagaaaatacaatGAAAGACTGGTGAGTCCAGGATAGGAAGAGTTCCCTTACTGAttaccatcacaggcaaaacagtCACCACTTGGGGAAAGAAATTGAATTTATTGCCAatcaaaatcagagcagaatAATGAGAAGCAAAACTAGCCTTAAAAATGCCTTCCActccacccctccctccttcctgggcTCTATCTTCTCCTTCCCAGTGGTGCAGAGAGACAGGAAATGGGGGTTATGATCAGTTCATCACACATTGTTCCTGCTGTTGCATCTTCCTTGGGGAGAGGagtcctttccctgctccagtggggaGTCTCTCCTGTGGGAGACAGTTCTCTTTTCCAGTGTAGGTCCTTCCCACAAGCTGCAGCTCACTAACTGCTCTAGCATgggtccctttccatgggctgcagtACTTCAGGAAGTGCTCCAGCATAGGTCCCCCACAATTCCTGCCAGTAAACTTACTTTAGCATGGATCCCTCTCTCCAGGGGCCCACAGATCCTTGCAAAGAGCATACTCCCGCATGGGGGTCCTCCATGGACTGCAGAGGAATCCCAGCTCTGATGCCTGGAGCACTTCTTCCCCCCCTCACTGAGCTTAGTATCAGTATAGTTGTTCTTCTCACAGTCTCACTCCTTTCCTCTCTGAATGCAATTGTACCTGTGCAgtattactttaaaataaattgttagAGGTGTTACTACCTACTATTGGTTTAGTCTTGGCCTGCAGTGGGTCTGTCCCAgagccagctggcattggctctgccAGTAATGGACATtggggaagcttctggcagcttctcacagaagccacctctaTCGACCCTCTACTAACAAAACCTTGTCATGCTAACCCAGTATAGCCTGGATAACTAGTGTTGAAAGCTACTAGTTTTTACCAGAAGTCTTATTTACACAGGTACTGCCATGATGCACTGAGTTTTTTTCTGGCCACCTTCTGATCCCCTGActaataaaattacttttggatAGCTGCAGACTCTGTTAAAACATTTGCACTGGTATTTGTGTGGAGGGGGAGAAATGTTGCTTTTTAATTATACCTCATACATAAATGTGGTGTCACAGTCTGCCTCAAAtgcacagttaaaaaaaaaaaaattatggagtATCTGCAGTTTCTCAGCTCTTTGAGTAGGCTTCCTCCACAAGACTGCATGCTATTCAGAGCTTTTTGCAGTGTGACCATCCTGCCCTATCAAGACCCTTTAGAATATCAATTACTTTACTGTTTTCAGCTTCTTTCCCTTCAACTTTAAATTTGGTCTCACCTCAGCCAtcaaaagaaatttatttctctgtgttttttgtCAGTCTTTCAGGAATTGCTCCGTGATAAAGGGCTGCATTTCACAACTAGctttatattcctttttttatagACAAAATACAGAATATTCTTCTTCTGAGACAACTTTTCTTCCTGATAGTATTAATGCATTTTCAATTAGAAGAaaactttcattattttttaagtgttgAAGACTTGAGTGCCAAACTATTTTAGTATTGAGTTTTATTTATAGTTTTAAACCTGTCATCTTAGCAGTTAAAGCAGTAGAAGGGTCTGTCCTTAAAAATCTGATGCATAAACACCTTGTGTCTGTACACAGCTATGTATTTAAATTAAGATCTCTGGAGCAACTGAATATAATTGACTTGAGAAAGATTCCTGAAACGAAGATATTTTCTCTTGATATGCTATAGACCATTTCACCAGCTTTAAAATGGCACATTTTGTTAGGAAAGAATCAGCTGCTAATCTGAAGCTTGGATAGCTTAAAAATGACCATCAAAAACAGTAATGTAAAGACAATGGTAGATGCTCTCAAATAACACTGTTAATGGAAATGAATTATTAATATAAATTCTTACCTAAACCagtactgttttatttttttcatttcttactGACTCAACTGCTTCTTTCCTTGAGGACTAGCTGTCTGTCTTCATTCTGTATAATGTCATAATGAGGTTAAGACTTTCCTGTTATATATAGTACATAATAGGAATAAGTGGCATTTCACTGTAAGATGTGAAAGTATTTAGTCTGAGTTCTTCTTTATGTGTTCTAAGAATGGTACTCTATGCAAagcttaattttcttttccttattttttttttccccttctccaggGAGCAAATCTTAAGAGTAAAAGAAGATGAGAATGTTCCTTTTTTGCTAGTTGGTAATAAATCAGATTTGGAAGATAAAAGGCAAGTTTCTGTAGAGGAAGCAAAAAACAGAGCTGATCAGTGGAATGTTAATTATGTGGAAACTTCTGCAAAAACACGAGCTAATGTTGACAAGGTAATAACTAGCCTCTTAAACAATCTGTTcatcagtttttattttatccttctTTTCCATGGGTCATACTCCTTATGTTCTTAATTTTAGCAataattttgtggaattttaaTCAAATACTTTTCTTCCTTAGCTTGCCATGAGTGCATGACTGGGTGACTGCTAGTAGAACAGTGAAAATGTTAGGCGTAACACATCCCATTCTAAACTTTAAGGAATTATTATTATCCAAGACATGATACAGACCTTATAAAATTTTCTTGGGTCAGCTCTTTTGGCCTAGACTTCATACTGAATTTTCTGTAACTAGAGGAGAGTCTGCTTCTGAACAGTGAAGAATACTTTCTGATCCTCATTATAAAAGCAAATAAGGGAGGGATTTGAGCCTTCCCTACTCTCATTAACCATCTGCCTCTTTGTATGTTGTTTTGATGAAGAATGGATGAACCCAAAAAGCTATGAAAAGCCCAAAAGTGCCTCATGAGTTTTCAGAGATAAAACCTGGTTCAGAACCTCATAAGTTAAAGAGAATATTTGtctccaagaaaagaaaatgctgcttaGTTGTAAGTGCTTCAGCAAGAATGCAATGTCTTGCAATTCAGAATAACAGTCAGCCTTGCAGACTGTAGGAGTCATGGTTGTGTGGCAAAAGAAATAAGTAGGTTTAATGCAATGGCAATGTGCCAGCTTTTCAGAGCTGTTGGCAAAGTTGATCCCACCTTAAATCAcaggtttgtgttggaaggaaccttaaagatcatctaattccaactgtcctgccatgggcagggataccaACCATTTGATCGGGTtactcagggccccatccaaccaggccttgaacaattccagaATTAGGGCATCcccaacttctctgggcaaccctttccagtgcctcactaccctcacagtaaagaaggTCTTTAGAATCTCTCCCCTTTTAGAGAGATTAAAGAGTCTTAAATCTCTCCCCTTTTAGTTCAAAATTGTTCCCGCAAGGGTCTTACCACAAGCTGTCCACATAAAAAGAtgctttctgtctttttttataCACCTTCTTTAAGAactgaaaggctgcagcaaggtctccctggagcgTTCTCTTCTTTAGTATGAACAACACCATCTTTCTTAGCTTGTCTTCATagtgcagctgctccagcccactgagcatctttgtggcctcctctggacccactccaacaggtccatgcttttttcttgtgctgaggaccccagacctgggcacagcactgcaggtggggtctcatgaGAGCAGAGTAGAAGGGGACAATCATCTACCTTGATCTGTTAGCCAATCCTCttttgctgcagcccaggataccactggcctgctgggctgtgagtgcacattgcCAGGTCATGTCCAGCTTTTTATCAGTGAAAGTCCTTGTCTATAGGGCTGCTCTCAATAAGTTCATCTCCCAGTCTGTACTGATGTCTGAGTTTGCTCTGATCAGATGCTGCATCTTGCTTTTGGTGAAAAATTCTCTATTGTAAATCCGTATGTATGAGCTGTCAAttgcagcaggagagctgtaATGCAAATTCTGTTTTGCAATAACTGTTGGTTGTGTCCTGTCAGTTATCTTACTGAAGAAACTGATTTTTCAGTACTATAGTGATTTACCCTACAGAATGGCAAAGAGTTCTTAATCAAGTACAGCAGAACTCATCCTCATTGTTGAAGAAAgcccagatttttttgttgttgttgttgttataaAACTAACACATCTTTAACAGCCATCCAATACAGTTGTAAAAATCCACCTCTTCAAACCCACTTCATTATTGTTTAgcagctggggggaaaaagtgcatataatatattttttcagtagCTCTTGGATCAATAGCCTTTGCACATACATGGAGCTGATGGCATAACGGATCCAGATTAGCATGTGTCATATGGTTTGACGGGCCATAAATGAGACCTTGTTGACACCAGTGAATACTGTGTATTCTTAGTTGCTTGAAGCATATGAAGTTTTGGAGTTTGCTACACAAACTTGGTTACTAATCTGGTTGTAATCTGGTCTCTCTGAATTCCAGAATAGTGATTTTACTCTCTTGAGAACACACAGCCAGCCTCCACTCATTTTGGCAAAGGTGACCCACTAAACATTTTCTCAGAAGGTTATGTATCCCAGACAGCTAAATACTGTTGTGAAGTTATCAGTACTTAAGCAAGCTGACGGTTGCATCTTGCCATTAGCACAGGTTTAAATACAAGCAACTTAGCGcacatttaaaaatctaaagGCAATCTCATTTCTTGATGGAAATGTTTAGTTCCATTGATTTTCTTTGGATTTGATGTGATGAAGGTTGATACTTTTCCTGCGGCGTAATACAAACCTACTGAGCTCTGTAGAGCAGCTTTTCAGCCCCTGCACTGTCCATGTTTCACAGAAATGGATCAAATCCCTTGGCATAGATATATTGCTTAGTTCAAATTTCAAAGTATcgcagaatattctgagttggaagggacccacaaggatcactgagtccagctcttAGGTGAATGACCCATATAGGGATCAAACCCATGACCTTGGTGTTATTAACATCATGCTCTGACCAACTGAGTTCATCTCAGGGCTAAAAAAGAAAGCCTAGAGCACCTGGTATTGCCAGGTAGTCTCCCATTCAAGTACTAACCAGGCCTGATCCTGTATAGCTTCCAAGATCAGGTGAGATTCGGCATTCTCAGGGTGATAGGATATCTAAAGACTCTCTCCTGAGAGAAAAGTTTTAGAATTTTCAGCTGATTTCCTACAGTACAATTATAAGGATGTATACATACTGTTTGCTGTAACCTTCTGTTAGTCAGGATCTGCTGTTGAAATTAGTAAAGTAGCTTCAAGCAGTCTAGTCATAAAGCCTTAACTGTATGTCAGTAGGATCTCTCTTACCTGAGTCAGTGGTGTATCTCCACCTTTGTCCTAAACCATTTGATGAGAGTGAACTTTATGTGTACTTTAAGATTGTAATATAGTAGCTGCAGCTGAGATTACCTGATGTAAGAAATTGTTTATGTAGTTGTATGATTGAAGACTTTGCTTTAAAGGaaatgctgggtttgttttttttttctctagtcaCTTTATGCTTAGACTTGCATCATGGAACATACCGTACAATATACATACGTTCATTTCAGTCTATGCTACTGCTCCATTAATAAGTTTCTGAAATTGGATGTTGCACTTTTTCAGCCTTTGCAGTTCATGACTTAAAATACTCAAAAGGTAAACTGATTTCCTTAAGTTTCCTCAGTAGTATGTACATACAATGTCTGCAAATCTTGGCTGGTGATGAGACCCTTCTTTCAATTCTTGTTTAAAATTGCCTGAAGGATTCATAAGCGAATCTCAGAAGACAAGGGAACATTATGATGCTGTGAAACAAGCAGCATTGCATCACATCAACTTGACCTTCAAAACCTGTAACAGATTTGTTGATTTAATATTTGCTTGCTCAACCTGATTGCATGTAATTCATTCTATTCAAAACAACTGAAGTGGATGTCAGTGATAGCTTAAATTAACTCATGTCAGTGATTTGTTTTTGCATTTATCTTCTTATAtctttttcaggtgttttttgATTTAATGAGAGAAATTAGAGCCAGAAAAATGGaagacagcaaagaaaagaatgggaaaaagaaaagaaaaagcctaGCTAAGAGGATCAGAGAAAGATGTTGCATTTTATAATCAAAAGCTTGGATTCCTTTCCTACACTGACCATACTAATAAAAAACATAATTTATAAGCATGCCATTGAAGGCTGAAGTGACTGAAATTACCCTAACATGTTGGAAAATGTAATGTACCACTAAAAGCATGATTTGGAGCGGCACTGAAAGTCAAATTCACTGAAAACAAATTATGTGGCTTCAAGAGAAGCAAAGTTCAGTCCATTTCATAATTGCCTACCTTCTCACATTTCTTCTGAATGTAGTGTTTCATAGGTAGTCTTTTCTTTAATAGTGAACAAGAGGGACAAAGTATTACTTTGTGGGTTCCTATAAAGCATACTTTTTTATCACTGATATTTGTCAATTCATCTTGTCTTTTGTTGCCTTGAAAATTACAATTGTGAACATGATACCTAACAAAGCAGTATGCAGCTGTTTTGCCATGGAGttatgcaaattaaaaaagaataatgtATATGTGAACAGCTATGTTGAGAAAAACTATATGTGGTTCTGCATTACCTGATTAACTTAGAAGAGCGATGTAATCTTTTACATGGAAACATTTGAATATGCCTTAATTTTAAAACCCAAACATAGCAGGTTGCTTAATCAAGGGTGTATTTTCAGCTCTGTTGCATGGAGACTGTCCCTGTGCATCAGTGCAAGACTGCCCTCTCTGTGGAGCGCGGTTACTCGGATGATTTCACTCACTAGCTGTCTGCTAGCAGTGTTTGTTCTTTAAATGTGTGCCATACTCTGGTAATGTGAATAATACAGAGCATATTCTGTCATCTGTAACTTGGTAGACAATATGGTATCTTAACACTAAAAGGTCAGAATACACATAAGACTGAAGTCATAAGCCTATGGCATGTAAAAGCCTGGAATTGTTTAAAATTTAACATGCTGGTACCTTGAAACTTCCCTTTTGCACATAGATTTTTGTCTAGATGTTCCTTGGGTTTTAACTCCCTGGAATTGAGTGAGTGGGGCTGATCTAGTAGCGCTTATATGTTTTGAGTTAAGATGTTGTCTGGGAAATTCTGGTTAATTTCTTTTATGTTCCTAATACTTAGCTATCGGAACATGGTGTGTTATGTTGAAGCTCTTTGCAGGTTTTGTACTGTTTAGTCTACGTTGATTTTCAAATGGGGAACAGTGTAGCTACTTTTTCTAGTTAATGTTGATATCAAACAATCAAATGTGCTTTGCAATACAGAAACCTTTAACATGCAcatccaaaatccccaaacaaaacaTACTGCCTCAGTTGCTTCATAATAAGAAGAATACTAGCACATGGTCAGTGTGCTACATCTTAACTAAAAATATACCAGAATGTTTGAGGGTTTTGGACTCCTCTGGGGTGAGACAGGCTAGATCAATTCCACAAACTGTTACACTTTTTATACGTGTATAAGCCTATTACTGACAGTTTAAAATGTGCTCAAGAAAACTAGGTAACAAATATTTAACTTTCATCCTATCAGATGTTTTAGGGACTCAAATCTTAGGAGTTACATTTGTCATGTTCAATATTTATCAGTAGGAATTTTGTATGTGCATTTAGTAGACTGCCAAGTGCAGAATAAAAGTTACTCATGTAACTGGCAAATATAAGCCAGTCTTCATCTTACTGTGTACTCATTTGGGTCTATTTAGCCAGGGAGTCTAACCACTAACATTGTGACTTTGCTTTGGAACCAGTATACTGGGAACTGAGATGTTATGAAG
This Haemorhous mexicanus isolate bHaeMex1 chromosome 1, bHaeMex1.pri, whole genome shotgun sequence DNA region includes the following protein-coding sequences:
- the RALA gene encoding ras-related protein Ral-A, giving the protein MAANKPKGQNSLALHKVIMVGSGGVGKSALTLQFMYDEFVEDYEPTKADSYRKKVVLDGEEVQIDILDTAGQEDYAAIRDNYFRSGEGFLCVFSITELESFAATADFREQILRVKEDENVPFLLVGNKSDLEDKRQVSVEEAKNRADQWNVNYVETSAKTRANVDKVFFDLMREIRARKMEDSKEKNGKKKRKSLAKRIRERCCIL